One Magnetospirillum sp. WYHS-4 genomic window carries:
- a CDS encoding phage tail length tape measure family protein, whose amino-acid sequence MAERSLTIRLAVRDGEVVRRALVQLGDEGSRALARIENAAKPASRGLLAINEVTSAARGHLEGFAGNLGSVGSAMLRLGPMGLVAGAAVGALTMALGQGLREMESAQQSLLRLEAVLKATGHASGLTGQELNDLADAMEASTMATAEGVRDASSVLATFRSVSGDTFVRAIKAAQDLSAVFGQDLRSSAVQLGKALEDPVEGVTALKRVGVTFSAAQREMIAAMVEAGDVAGAQGLILETLERQVGGAGEAEAGGLTGAVHHLKAAWGNLLEDLARTPMVGGVVQATLRGLTGFVNDLREGFKGPDIASQVATRVQQLADLEKR is encoded by the coding sequence ATGGCCGAGCGATCTCTCACCATCCGCCTGGCCGTCCGCGACGGCGAGGTGGTCCGGCGCGCCCTGGTCCAACTGGGCGACGAGGGCAGCCGGGCGCTGGCCCGCATCGAGAACGCCGCCAAGCCCGCCTCGCGTGGCCTGCTGGCCATCAACGAGGTGACCTCGGCGGCCAGGGGGCACCTGGAAGGCTTCGCCGGCAACCTGGGCAGCGTCGGATCCGCCATGCTGCGCCTGGGGCCGATGGGACTGGTGGCGGGCGCGGCCGTCGGGGCGCTGACCATGGCGCTCGGGCAGGGTCTGCGGGAGATGGAGTCGGCGCAGCAATCGCTGCTGCGGCTCGAAGCCGTGCTGAAGGCCACCGGCCATGCCTCGGGCCTCACCGGCCAGGAACTGAACGACCTGGCCGACGCCATGGAGGCCAGCACCATGGCCACCGCCGAAGGGGTGAGGGATGCCTCCTCGGTGCTGGCGACTTTCCGCTCGGTCTCGGGTGACACCTTCGTCCGCGCCATCAAGGCGGCCCAGGACCTGTCGGCGGTGTTCGGCCAGGACCTGCGGTCCTCGGCGGTGCAACTGGGCAAGGCGCTGGAGGACCCGGTCGAGGGCGTCACGGCGCTCAAAAGGGTCGGCGTCACCTTCTCGGCGGCCCAGCGCGAGATGATCGCCGCCATGGTGGAGGCGGGCGACGTGGCCGGCGCTCAAGGATTGATCCTGGAGACCCTGGAGCGCCAGGTGGGTGGCGCCGGGGAAGCCGAGGCCGGCGGCCTTACCGGCGCGGTCCATCACCTGAAGGCCGCCTGGGGCAACCTGCTGGAGGATCTGGCCAGGACGCCCATGGTGGGTGGCGTGGTGCAGGCGACCCTCCGGGGCCTCACCGGGTTCGTCAACGACCTGCGGGAGGGCTTCAAGGGCCCGGACATCGCCAGTCAGGTGGCGACCCGCGTCCAGCAACTGGCCGACCTGGAGAAGCG